Part of the Mycoplasmopsis columboralis genome, TGTTTTTGAATTCACTAAAGTTTTTTGAAACATGTTTAATAGCATCTAATCTAAATCCTCTTACACCAAGGTCATATCAGAAGTTAATAACATCAACCATTGCTTTAAGAGTATCTGGATGTTCTCAGTTTAGATCTACTTGTTCTTTAGCAAATAAGTGGAAATAGTATTTATTAACTGAAGGAACATATTCTCAAGCACTACCACCAAAAATTGATTCAGCTTCTTTTTCTTCTTCGTTTAATTCTTTTCTTCAAATGAAATAATTGTGTTCAACATTATCTTCAGATTCACATGCTTTTTTAAATCATTCGTGTTCATTTGACACGTGATTTAAAACAATATCCATGATAATGTCAATTCCTCTTTTTTTAGCTTCAGCTGTAAGTTCTTTAAAGTCTTCTAATGTTCCAAATTGTTTCCAAACATCTTTGTAATCTAAAACGTCATATCCTGCATCAACAAAGTTAGTTTGATAAATTGGACAAAGTCAAATTGCATTAATCCCAAGATCTTTTAAATAATCTAATTTGCTGGTGATTCCTTTTAAATCTCCATCACCATCGTTGTTAGAGTCCATAAATGATCTAGGAAAAATTTGATAAATAATTCTGTCTTCAAGTTTGATTGTTTTCATAATATTTCCTATTCTTTTATTTAGGTTTTTCTCTTTTAAAATAAGTATCGTAATTATAAAAAATGCTGTCTAAAATATCCATAAATTCTTGATAAGTCAAATCCGTAAATCAAGTATTTTGATATTTTCTTTGCTATGTAAAAAAACAAGGAAAACCCTGTTTTCCATTTTAATTTTCTTATTTAGTTTTTTTAAGTTGACACATTTTTTTACATGCGCATTTAACATGTTTTTTAACAAATTCGTAAGCTACTTTTGTTAAAGAACCACGTTTTGCTTGGTTTTTAGTAAATTCAAGTAAGTCTCTACGAATTTGAATTTTTTCTGAAGATTCAACTCAGTTTTTAAGTGAGTGTAATGTTTGGTAGTTAAATTCAGAAGTTAGTGAAATGGTGGTTTTAGCATCAAAAATATGAATTCTTGATTCCATTAAATACACTTCGACAATTTCACCGTTGTTGTATTTTTCATATGTACTGGTAATAAAAGTTAATTTTTGATCAGTACCTTCAATTAATCCATTGTATTGAATTTCGTTTCCTAAAAGTTCTTTTGAATCAACTTTAACTTTAAGAACTACATTATATGAATCTTTAACAACTTCATCAACCGCAATATCTTGTGGACGAATACCAAAAATAATCGCTTGTCCTTCTTCAATATTTTTACGTTTTGAAACAGGAATTTGAAGTTTTAAGTTTTCGGCTACAAAGTATCCATTTTCGTATTTTCCTGAAAGTAAGTTCATGGTTGGAGTACCAATAAATTGAGCAACAAATACGTTAGCTGGATTTTTATACACTTCTTCAGGAGCCCCAATTTGTTGTACAAATCCATCTGACATAATAGCAATTTTATCTGACATAGTCATAGCTTCAATTTGGTCGTGAGTAACATAAACTGTTCCAGCTCCAACTCTTTCGTGAATTTTTCTAAGCTCAGTTCTCATTGATGCACGTAATTTAGCATCTAAGTTTGAAAGAGGTTCATCCATTAAGAATAAGTTTGGATTCCCTACAATTGAACGTCCAAGTGCTACACGTTGTCTTTGACCTCCAGATAAAGCCGCTGGTTTACGATCTAAGTAGTAATCTAATCCTAAAATTGAACTAGCTTCTTTAATTCTAGCTTCAATGATTTCTTTTTTGTTATCTTTGGTTTTAGCTTCTTTGCGAGCTTGAGCAAGTTCTTTTAATTGTTCACTTAATTTAGCAATTTCGGCTTTAAATTCTTCTACACGACTTGATTGAGAAGAGATGAAATTCAATTCTTTTTCATTAGATTCATAAAGAGATTTTAGTCCATTTAATTTAAAGAAAGCTACCCGAGAAGATTTTTTGCTTTTATCTTTTAAATCATTGTAAGATTGTTCTTTTTTGTTAATTTTAGCAAGTAAGTTCTTTTGTTTTTCAACTAATTTATTGTAGTTAGTAATGTTGTTTACTAATGATTTAAGTGAATTAATGTAGTTTTTAGTGAAAATTTCTTTTTTGTAAAATTCTGCTTCTGCACCGATTTTAGCTTTATTTGCTTTAAGACCAAAACCGATGTTGTCTTTTACGGTTAAATGTGGGAAAAGAGCATAATTTTGAAACACCATTGTAATATCTCTATCAGAAGGTTCTGAGTGAGTAACATCAATTCCGTTAATTAATACTTTTCCACTACTTGGTAAATCTAATCCAGCAATAGCTCTAAGAGTAGTTGTTTTACCACAACCACTAGGTCCTAAAAGTGATAAGAATTCACCTTTTTTAAGATCAATTGAAGTACCAAACACAGCTTGAAAACCATTATCATAAACCTTATCCATGTTTTCGATTTTTAAAACATAATTTTGATCTTGAGCATTAAGCATGTCTTGTTCATGTTTTGCTTTAAGTTGTTCATATAACTTTTCAATATGCGAAGGTAATCCATTTGGATTTAAAACTTGATTATTTGATTTAAATTGCATAATAGTCTCCTTTATTTAATTGCTCCGTTGGTAATTCCTGAAACAATACTTTTTTGTAACACAATGAAGAATACAATCATTGGAATTACGATAATAATAAGTGCGGCACTTTGAGTTCCATATGAAGAACTAAATCCTGAAACGGTTTTTTGTAAAGCTGTAATTAAAGTTAATTCTTTTCCTTTGGCAGCTAAAAATAGGTAAGGAAGTAAGAAGTCATTTCAAATTCACATGGTGTTTAAAATTAAAATAGTTACAATAATTGGTTTAAGTAAAGGTAATACCACCTTAAAGTAAATACGAATTGGTCCATACCCTTCGACTTTAGAAACTTCTTCAAGTGAGAGAGGAATAGTACTAATAAATCCGTGCATCATGAAAATGCTTAACGCTAATCCAAATCCAGTATACATTACAACCATTCCGATTAAATTATCCAAATATAAGGTGTTCATAAATGATAACAATGGAAACATAATTGATTGGAATGGAATGATCATTGACATTAAGAATAAGTAAAATAGTGCTTTAGATCATCAAGTTTTGGCTCTAGCGAGTTGTCAAGCTGTGAGCGAACTTAATAAAATAATAATTAAATTTGATGCAACTGTTAAAAACAAGGTAATAAAGAAACTGGTAAAGAAGTCTAATGATTCAAAGGCTTTATCATAGTTTTTATCCGCACCAAAAGAATCACCGTCAAAAGTAAAAATATTTTGTGTCAAGTTAGCAGCTTCATTTTTAAAAGAAGTAAGTGCAATAATAATAAAAGGTAAAAGTCATAATACAGCAAAAGATACTATAAAAACAATTGTTGTAGTTCTAGCTGCGATAGTTGTGGGTTTAAGTCTTTTTTTGTTCATATTAAGTTTCCACCTCGAATTTTTTGCTGATATATACTTGCACAAATGATAAGAATGACACTAAGATAATGAAAATAACTGATTTTGCTTGTGAAACAGCATAGAATTTTTCAATTTGACCAGTTTGGAAAATATCCACGGCAATTAAACGATAATCTCTTTTGGCCACGTCAGTAATTGCATAGTTAAGGTCAAACATTTTAAATGAACCACTTAACACTAAGAAGAATGCGATAGTTAAAGCAGGAGCTAAAGCAGGGAAAACAACCGCTTTGAATGTTTGTCATTTTCCTGCTCCTTCAATGGCAGCAGCTTCTTCTAAGGTTTTATTAACATTTTGCAACGCTGCTATGTAAATAACCATAATGTAACCTGTCATTTGTCATGTGTACACAATTGACATTGCAAATAAAGCGCTATTTGGTGTTGCGGTAGTGAAGTTTTTCCCATTTAAATATTCGGTCACTGAAGGAAAAATTTCAGGTAAAAGTTGATTAAACATTCTTTGTCAAATATAACCAATTAAAATCCCGCTAATTAAATTTGGAATAAAGTAAATACTTCTAAGAATGTTTCTACCACGAATAAAGGTTTTATTAAGGATATATGCTAGTCCAAGTGCTAGGAAGTTAACTAAAACTAAGTTAATAATTGCAAATAGAACTGTATATCCAATTCTCTCTAAAAAGCCATTGCTTTTAAATGCGTTGGCAAAGTTTTTAAATCCAACAAACGCTAATGAAGCGTTTGGGTTTTCTCTATTTCAATCAGTAAATGAATAACCAATTGACATAATAGTAGGAATTAAAACGATGAGAGTAAAGATTATTAATGCCGGTAATACTAAACCGAAAAATCATCTTTTCTTATACATTTTGTCCTTTCGTTAATAAATGCCGGCTAGCGGCATTTATTCAAATTTGTGATTTGA contains:
- a CDS encoding ABC transporter ATP-binding protein, whose protein sequence is MQFKSNNQVLNPNGLPSHIEKLYEQLKAKHEQDMLNAQDQNYVLKIENMDKVYDNGFQAVFGTSIDLKKGEFLSLLGPSGCGKTTTLRAIAGLDLPSSGKVLINGIDVTHSEPSDRDITMVFQNYALFPHLTVKDNIGFGLKANKAKIGAEAEFYKKEIFTKNYINSLKSLVNNITNYNKLVEKQKNLLAKINKKEQSYNDLKDKSKKSSRVAFFKLNGLKSLYESNEKELNFISSQSSRVEEFKAEIAKLSEQLKELAQARKEAKTKDNKKEIIEARIKEASSILGLDYYLDRKPAALSGGQRQRVALGRSIVGNPNLFLMDEPLSNLDAKLRASMRTELRKIHERVGAGTVYVTHDQIEAMTMSDKIAIMSDGFVQQIGAPEEVYKNPANVFVAQFIGTPTMNLLSGKYENGYFVAENLKLQIPVSKRKNIEEGQAIIFGIRPQDIAVDEVVKDSYNVVLKVKVDSKELLGNEIQYNGLIEGTDQKLTFITSTYEKYNNGEIVEVYLMESRIHIFDAKTTISLTSEFNYQTLHSLKNWVESSEKIQIRRDLLEFTKNQAKRGSLTKVAYEFVKKHVKCACKKMCQLKKTK
- a CDS encoding carbohydrate ABC transporter permease; protein product: MNKKRLKPTTIAARTTTIVFIVSFAVLWLLPFIIIALTSFKNEAANLTQNIFTFDGDSFGADKNYDKAFESLDFFTSFFITLFLTVASNLIIILLSSLTAWQLARAKTWWSKALFYLFLMSMIIPFQSIMFPLLSFMNTLYLDNLIGMVVMYTGFGLALSIFMMHGFISTIPLSLEEVSKVEGYGPIRIYFKVVLPLLKPIIVTILILNTMWIWNDFLLPYLFLAAKGKELTLITALQKTVSGFSSSYGTQSAALIIIVIPMIVFFIVLQKSIVSGITNGAIK
- a CDS encoding carbohydrate ABC transporter permease, translated to MYKKRWFFGLVLPALIIFTLIVLIPTIMSIGYSFTDWNRENPNASLAFVGFKNFANAFKSNGFLERIGYTVLFAIINLVLVNFLALGLAYILNKTFIRGRNILRSIYFIPNLISGILIGYIWQRMFNQLLPEIFPSVTEYLNGKNFTTATPNSALFAMSIVYTWQMTGYIMVIYIAALQNVNKTLEEAAAIEGAGKWQTFKAVVFPALAPALTIAFFLVLSGSFKMFDLNYAITDVAKRDYRLIAVDIFQTGQIEKFYAVSQAKSVIFIILVSFLSFVQVYISKKFEVET